The stretch of DNA CCTCTGGACGGGGCTTCAGGCCGACGTGGCCGCCATGCGCGGGGCACTGACAACGGGGGCCGACCCGGGGACCGACTGAGGCAGGGTCTTCCATCCACCCGCTCGTCTGTCCCCGACGTTTGGATTTAGCGCGCCGCCCGCACCACAAACACCTTGTCGTTCAGTCGAACGCGCGATTCACAGGGGAGCGTGACCCAGGTGGCTCGCTCGGCACGGGTGCAGACCTCATCGTCACGGCGCATCGCGGTCACGGTCAGTTCGATAACGCCGGTGGTCGGGCCGTGGATTGCGAGCGCGTCGCCGATGGCGATGGGCTGGTCTTGGATCTGGATCTGGACCATGCGGGCTTTTCTGGGTGGAGATGTGAAAGGGGATACCATGCCGCTTGCAGGCCCCGACCGCGGCCCAGTCCGAGACGATGGCGGCGTCGATGAATGGCGCTGCCTCGCGCAGCGTCGCCTCCAGCTCCGGCAGTTCGGGCTCATAGACGATGGTATTGAGGGTGAGGTAGAGGCGAACGCCCCGCGCGCGGCAGCGCTGGGAGGCCTCTGGCAGGGTCGCGCGGGTGAAGTTACGGGTGGCCAGCCGCCGCATGTTGAGCGTGTCGAGGCCGAGGTAAACCGCATCTGCGCCCGCGTCCAGCGCGGTTTGCAGGCAGGTCATGTCACCGGCTGGCGCGAGAATTTCCGGGAGGCGTTTCATAATTGTGAAGGAGTATAGCGCAAACCCAGTGCGGACCGCAACGGCAGGCAAGCCGACAGCAGCAATTCTCATTCTCATTATGGTCGTCGATTTCGGTATCCAAATCGGTATCGCTATCGGGATCGAATTCCTTGCTTTCTCGTCGATTTCGGTCCCGATCCCGATTTGGATCCCGATAGCGGCTGTCATAATTAGAATTGCTGGGAGATACAAGATGCCGATTGACTCGTCACGGTAATATTGTACAATTGTCCGGTATTGATGGAGGAGGGACGCATGGACATTGTCATCGACACATCAGCCTTGCTGGCCGTCATTGTCGGCGAGCCAGAGCGCGACCGCATCGTCGGACTCACTGCTGGCCACACCCTTCTCGGTCCGGGAGCCATTCCGTGGGAAGTGGGGAATGCGTTCTCCGCAATGCTCAAGCGCCGCCGACTGACCTTGGCTGAAGCCCAGGAGGGGTTGCGGATATTTCACACGGTTCCCTTGCGCTACGTGAAGGTGGACATGGCCAATGTGCTCTCGCTGGCCCACCAAGCGGGATTGTATGCATACGACGCCTACTTCCTCGATTGCGCCTTTCGCCATGCGGCACCGCTGCTGACGCTGGATCAGGGGCTCAAACAAGCAGCCAAGAACATCGGTATCAGACTCCTGGAGGTGTGAAATGCAAGTTTATACGTACTCAGAAGCAAGACAGAAGCTGGCCAGCGTTCTCGACAAAGCGGAGTCGACGGGCAGCGTCATCATCCAGCGGCGGGACGGCAGGAGCTTCACCTTGGTTCCCCAGAAGTCGCCGGTCTCCCCTTTGGATGTTCCGTCGGTCGGAGCTCGGATCTCGACAGAGGAACTGGTGGATCTGGTGCGGGAAGAGAGAGGCCGAACAAGAGGGTGGAAGGCGCGTCGCTAGTCGACTCGTTTCGACCGCCGTGAAAAAACGCCGTGAAAAAACCACTACCCTTCGAAAACCGGGCTTGACTTTCGGCAACGGGTGCTCTATATTGCAGCGGCAACACGAGCACATCGGGCTGTCCTCTTCAAGGAGGCAGTTGCGATCCAACCTTCACAGATTGTGAGTTGATGGCGGCCCGCTTGGGCGGGGGGCTTATCGAAGCGCAAGGTCGGCAAAGGTCATGACACGACCGCGCTGGCCTTTTTTGTTATCCGTAAACTCCCGTTACAGCCAGAGGAGCCCGCAATGAACGAAAAGCCGATGCTACAATCACAGCTTCCCGAATACCCATTGCTGTCGCGCGGCAAGGTCAGGGATGTTTATGATCTGGGCAAAAATTTATTGATTGTCGCGACCGACAGGATCTCCTGC from Lentisphaerota bacterium encodes:
- a CDS encoding type II toxin-antitoxin system VapC family toxin; this translates as MDIVIDTSALLAVIVGEPERDRIVGLTAGHTLLGPGAIPWEVGNAFSAMLKRRRLTLAEAQEGLRIFHTVPLRYVKVDMANVLSLAHQAGLYAYDAYFLDCAFRHAAPLLTLDQGLKQAAKNIGIRLLEV
- a CDS encoding type II toxin-antitoxin system Phd/YefM family antitoxin, coding for MQVYTYSEARQKLASVLDKAESTGSVIIQRRDGRSFTLVPQKSPVSPLDVPSVGARISTEELVDLVREERGRTRGWKARR